A window of Chitinophagales bacterium contains these coding sequences:
- a CDS encoding DUF4105 domain-containing protein, with amino-acid sequence MRQFFLSILLFLGLNVAAQPDSCGIKFSLLTCTPGDELYSSFGHSALRMVNTENGSDLVFNYGTFDFDDPDFYTKFTRGKLLYFVSVDAFPDFMMEYQYFQRGVTEQDLRLTCAEKQKLLYALYENAREENKYYRYDFNYDNCTSRLRDMIWKMTPEKPIVSSIVPAGTSFRNLIHEYLDKGKQQWSKLGIDILLGAPLDKQVTNEEAMFLPDYLMKALDSARVNGEPLVTAKRELLTRGPEAASSFSLDPALIFTILFILYLFPVFTKNKRVKRIGNIMDGLLFGITGLIGILLVFMWWGTDHAMCRNNWNLAWALPTHFIMAFFVTRQKAWVRSYFMVVALLSVILLVAWFWLPQQLNYGLMPVVALLGFRGFWIGKLNARHYDK; translated from the coding sequence ATGCGTCAATTTTTTCTTTCTATATTACTTTTCCTGGGACTTAATGTCGCTGCCCAACCGGATAGCTGTGGCATAAAGTTTAGCTTGCTTACCTGCACCCCCGGAGATGAACTCTACTCCAGTTTCGGGCATAGTGCCTTGCGCATGGTGAACACTGAAAATGGTTCAGATCTTGTTTTCAACTACGGAACCTTTGATTTTGATGATCCGGACTTCTATACCAAATTCACCCGGGGTAAATTGCTTTATTTTGTTTCCGTGGATGCCTTCCCGGATTTCATGATGGAATATCAGTATTTCCAACGGGGAGTTACAGAACAGGACCTTCGGCTTACCTGTGCAGAAAAACAAAAACTCCTTTACGCTCTGTATGAAAATGCCAGAGAGGAGAACAAGTATTATCGCTACGATTTTAACTACGACAATTGCACGTCCCGTCTAAGGGATATGATCTGGAAGATGACCCCGGAAAAACCAATCGTGTCATCCATTGTACCTGCGGGAACCAGTTTTCGCAACCTGATTCATGAGTACCTTGACAAGGGGAAACAGCAATGGTCAAAACTTGGCATTGACATTCTCCTTGGTGCCCCTTTGGATAAACAGGTAACGAATGAGGAAGCGATGTTTCTGCCTGATTATCTTATGAAGGCTTTGGATAGTGCGCGGGTAAATGGGGAGCCTCTTGTCACGGCAAAAAGGGAATTACTCACCAGAGGGCCTGAAGCAGCGTCTTCCTTCTCCCTTGATCCCGCGTTGATCTTTACGATATTATTTATTCTGTATCTGTTTCCGGTTTTTACAAAGAACAAGCGGGTAAAAAGAATAGGGAATATTATGGATGGGTTGCTATTTGGTATTACCGGGCTTATCGGGATATTGTTGGTGTTCATGTGGTGGGGAACTGATCATGCCATGTGCCGAAATAACTGGAACCTCGCCTGGGCACTGCCGACCCATTTTATCATGGCTTTTTTTGTAACCCGTCAAAAAGCCTGGGTACGTTCCTATTTTATGGTCGTGGCTCTTTTATCCGTTATTCTATTAGTGGCATGGTTCTGGCTTCCCCAACAATTGAATTATGGCCTGATGCCGGTCGTGGCTTTGTTAGGATTTCGCGGTTTTTGGATCGGTAAATTAAATGCCCGCCACTATGATAAATAA
- a CDS encoding alpha/beta hydrolase — translation MINKSLLYKDTTLHYRVAGTGKTVVLIHGFGELSDIWDQLIREFKDSFHLIIPELPGTGKTQLIEDMSMEGMAETIKAILDQEGVTRSIMVGHSMGGYITMAFAEKYPALLQAYCLFHSSAYADTEEKKATRRKGIQFIRDHGAFEFLKTATPNLFSPKTRDERPELIDRQIRGLSNFSADSLVSYYEAMIQRPDRREILKISKVPVLFLAGESDNAIPLADVLEQCHLPEKSYIDVLNQSGHMGMLEEPDECTEALKNFLTHQMD, via the coding sequence ATGATAAATAAATCACTTTTATACAAGGATACCACTTTGCACTACCGGGTAGCCGGAACAGGAAAAACCGTGGTATTGATCCATGGATTTGGTGAACTCAGTGATATCTGGGATCAACTGATCCGGGAATTCAAAGACTCCTTTCATTTGATCATACCCGAATTACCGGGAACAGGTAAGACCCAGTTGATAGAGGATATGAGTATGGAGGGAATGGCGGAAACGATCAAGGCCATACTCGATCAGGAAGGGGTTACCCGTTCCATCATGGTTGGGCATAGCATGGGAGGATATATCACCATGGCTTTTGCGGAAAAGTATCCGGCGCTTCTCCAAGCCTACTGCCTTTTTCATTCCAGCGCCTATGCGGATACTGAAGAAAAAAAGGCCACCCGTCGTAAAGGCATCCAGTTTATCCGCGATCATGGTGCCTTTGAATTTTTGAAAACAGCCACCCCGAATTTATTCTCTCCAAAGACCCGCGACGAAAGACCCGAATTGATCGACCGGCAGATCCGGGGTTTAAGCAACTTTTCGGCCGATTCACTCGTTTCCTATTACGAAGCGATGATCCAGCGACCAGACAGGCGGGAGATACTGAAAATCAGCAAAGTGCCGGTTCTTTTCCTGGCTGGGGAGAGCGATAACGCGATCCCGTTGGCAGATGTCCTGGAGCAATGTCATCTGCCTGAAAAATCGTATATTGATGTCCTTAACCAATCCGGACATATGGGAATGCTGGAAGAGCCTGATGAATGCACCGAGGCATTAAAAAACTTCCTGACGCATCAGATGGATTAA
- a CDS encoding gliding motility-associated C-terminal domain-containing protein, whose translation MRKIVLVLTLLFAALMGADARHIAGGEIFYQYIGPGGSPGTSQYRITLRLFRDCQSSGAQLDQQVSIAIFNKSNNQAVAGSPFASNLDHIETIQRTTGSLPCIINEPLVCYQMGFYYLNVTLADNAQGYWVAYQRCCRVDFIGNLSQQNNIGATYVGSIAGTTLLGGGVNSSPQFQVKDTALVCQNRNFTLDFSATDPDSDSLNYYFCNAYDGGTEGNPVINDPPPPPYNSVPYGNGYSPGLPLGTGVSINPRTGIITGIAPVAGSYVIAVCVDEWRNGRVINTHRKDFILKVGNCDFVAAQLPINISSCDGFTVTFENQTPTSLINSWAWDFGVTGVNTDVSDLERPTFTFPDTGLYRVKLVVNPGDPCSDSAFANVAVYPGFYPGFIVRGICFSKPTQFIDTSSTRYGVISKWRWEFGETSMNSDTSLLQNPTFTYPSMGVKTVTFIVESNKGCVDTVTSDISIIDKPPIELPFRDTLICSIDSLQIPATAPGGGNFSWTPNYNILNENTSNPTVFPKVTTWYKVRLDDNGCLNDDSVRVRVVDFVTLSLRGDTTICAGDPVQLFAQTDGLQFAWTPAATLDDPTVQNPIASPINTTTYQVVASIGRCNTTSDVTILTVPYPLANAGNDTTICFGTTARLNGTVNNGATFSWSPEATLSNPRSLVPVASPPASAQYVLTSFENNGCPKPGRDTVQVIMLPKVNAFAGRDTAIVVGQPLQLRASGGETYFWYPPTGLNNVAIADPIAQHDGSIDSIRYWVRVIDEAGCLDSATLLVKIFKVNPQIFVPSAFTPNGDGLNDLVRPLAVGIEKIEYFRIYNRWGQLVFTTTINGEGWDGKINGRDQGTNTFVWLVKAIDYLGKPVFQKGTVTLIK comes from the coding sequence ATGAGGAAGATCGTTTTAGTATTAACCTTGCTCTTTGCCGCCCTGATGGGGGCGGACGCACGTCATATTGCCGGCGGAGAGATTTTCTATCAGTACATCGGGCCAGGTGGTTCTCCCGGAACCAGTCAATACCGGATCACCTTACGTCTTTTCCGCGATTGCCAATCCAGTGGCGCCCAACTTGACCAACAGGTGAGTATCGCCATCTTTAATAAAAGTAATAATCAGGCTGTTGCCGGTTCGCCATTCGCCTCCAACCTTGACCACATAGAAACCATTCAACGGACCACTGGTTCCCTGCCCTGTATCATCAATGAGCCATTGGTTTGTTATCAGATGGGTTTTTATTATCTGAACGTTACCCTGGCCGATAATGCCCAGGGATATTGGGTGGCCTACCAACGTTGTTGCCGGGTGGATTTTATTGGCAACCTGAGCCAGCAAAATAATATCGGCGCTACCTATGTTGGTAGCATAGCGGGCACTACTTTATTGGGTGGCGGCGTAAATTCAAGCCCTCAATTCCAGGTGAAGGATACAGCCCTGGTCTGCCAGAACAGAAACTTTACACTCGATTTCTCAGCTACAGACCCCGATAGTGATTCGCTGAACTACTATTTCTGCAATGCCTATGATGGTGGTACGGAAGGTAATCCGGTGATCAATGATCCCCCACCCCCACCCTATAACTCTGTCCCTTACGGAAATGGATATTCGCCGGGTTTACCCCTGGGTACGGGTGTGTCCATCAATCCGCGTACCGGTATCATTACAGGTATCGCCCCGGTAGCCGGTTCCTATGTGATCGCCGTGTGTGTGGATGAATGGAGAAATGGGCGTGTTATCAATACCCATCGAAAAGATTTTATTTTAAAAGTCGGGAACTGTGATTTTGTGGCAGCGCAATTACCGATCAATATTTCTTCCTGTGACGGTTTTACGGTTACGTTTGAAAACCAGACCCCCACTTCGCTGATCAATTCCTGGGCCTGGGATTTTGGTGTAACCGGTGTGAATACGGATGTGTCCGATCTTGAGCGGCCTACATTCACCTTCCCTGATACGGGCTTGTATCGGGTAAAACTGGTTGTTAACCCTGGTGACCCCTGTTCCGATTCGGCCTTTGCCAATGTGGCTGTCTATCCCGGTTTTTATCCGGGCTTTATTGTACGCGGTATCTGTTTTAGTAAACCGACCCAATTCATTGATACATCCAGTACCCGATATGGGGTAATCAGCAAATGGCGTTGGGAATTTGGTGAAACCTCAATGAACAGTGACACCTCCTTACTCCAAAACCCCACTTTCACCTATCCGTCTATGGGGGTAAAGACCGTCACCTTCATTGTGGAGAGTAATAAGGGCTGCGTGGATACGGTAACATCCGATATCTCCATCATTGATAAGCCACCGATCGAATTACCTTTCAGGGATACGTTGATATGCAGCATTGATTCTTTACAGATTCCGGCTACGGCACCGGGTGGTGGTAATTTCTCCTGGACACCCAATTATAATATTCTGAATGAAAATACCTCCAACCCTACCGTATTTCCTAAGGTGACAACCTGGTACAAAGTGCGGCTGGATGATAATGGTTGTTTGAATGATGATTCGGTCAGGGTGCGAGTAGTGGATTTTGTTACACTCAGCCTGCGGGGAGATACCACGATCTGCGCAGGCGATCCAGTTCAATTATTTGCACAGACGGATGGATTGCAGTTTGCCTGGACACCGGCTGCAACACTTGATGATCCTACCGTTCAAAACCCCATTGCTTCGCCCATCAATACCACCACCTATCAGGTTGTGGCATCGATCGGAAGGTGTAATACCACCAGTGACGTTACGATCCTTACCGTGCCTTACCCACTTGCCAATGCGGGTAATGATACCACCATTTGCTTTGGCACCACGGCCAGGTTGAATGGTACGGTGAATAATGGCGCCACCTTTAGCTGGTCGCCTGAAGCAACCTTAAGCAATCCGCGATCCCTGGTGCCTGTGGCCAGCCCACCCGCTTCAGCACAATATGTTTTGACATCTTTTGAAAATAACGGTTGTCCCAAGCCTGGACGTGACACGGTTCAGGTGATCATGTTACCAAAGGTGAATGCCTTTGCCGGACGGGACACAGCCATTGTTGTAGGACAACCTTTGCAGTTACGCGCTTCGGGTGGAGAAACCTATTTCTGGTATCCGCCAACGGGTTTGAATAATGTAGCGATCGCCGATCCGATCGCTCAACATGATGGCAGTATTGACAGCATCCGGTATTGGGTGCGTGTCATTGATGAAGCGGGGTGTCTGGACTCTGCAACCCTCCTGGTCAAGATATTCAAAGTAAACCCGCAGATATTTGTTCCCTCGGCATTTACACCCAATGGAGATGGATTAAACGATCTTGTACGTCCTCTTGCCGTGGGTATCGAAAAAATCGAATACTTCCGCATATATAACCGGTGGGGTCAGCTGGTCTTTACCACAACCATCAATGGCGAAGGTTGGGATGGGAAGATCAATGGCAGGGACCAGGGCACGAACACCTTTGTGTGGTTGGTGAAAGCGATCGACTATCTTGGCAAGCCGGTATTCCAAAAAGGAACGGTAACACTGATCAAGTAA
- a CDS encoding SDR family NAD(P)-dependent oxidoreductase, which produces MPSIALITGATSGFGKAIAEKFASKGYDLILTGRRSERLTEVSQAVEKKYNVAVLPLSFDVQIKDEVDQAISGIPADWQAIDVLVNNAGLALGRDHFDEANLSDWETMIDTNVKGLLYVSKAVIPFFQKFKKGHIINIGSTAAKEVYEKGNIYCATKHAVDAISKAMRIDLLKDKIKITVVHPGAAETEFSLVRFKGDQQMADKVYEGYTPLYAEDVAEVVYFTTTLPPHVCINDLVVTCTSQANSFYTFKG; this is translated from the coding sequence ATGCCTTCCATCGCCCTTATTACTGGTGCTACCTCTGGATTTGGTAAAGCCATTGCCGAAAAATTTGCCTCCAAAGGTTATGACCTAATTCTTACCGGCCGCAGAAGCGAAAGATTGACCGAAGTGAGCCAGGCTGTTGAAAAGAAATACAATGTTGCTGTACTACCGCTTTCTTTTGATGTACAAATAAAAGACGAAGTTGATCAGGCTATCTCTGGTATACCGGCTGATTGGCAGGCCATTGATGTCCTGGTCAACAATGCGGGATTGGCCCTGGGCCGGGATCATTTTGATGAAGCCAATTTAAGCGATTGGGAGACCATGATCGATACCAATGTAAAAGGCCTGCTCTATGTTTCCAAAGCCGTAATTCCTTTTTTCCAAAAATTTAAAAAAGGACATATCATCAATATCGGGTCGACGGCGGCAAAGGAAGTGTATGAGAAGGGAAATATCTATTGCGCCACCAAACATGCGGTGGATGCGATTTCCAAAGCTATGCGTATCGACCTGTTAAAAGATAAGATAAAAATAACCGTAGTCCATCCGGGTGCAGCCGAAACCGAATTCTCCCTGGTCCGTTTTAAAGGTGATCAGCAAATGGCCGATAAGGTCTATGAAGGATATACCCCGCTTTATGCCGAAGACGTGGCCGAAGTGGTCTATTTTACAACCACCCTGCCTCCCCATGTTTGCATCAATGATCTCGTGGTGACCTGCACAAGCCAGGCAAATTCATTTTATACGTTTAAAGGGTAG